A section of the Lepus europaeus isolate LE1 chromosome 10, mLepTim1.pri, whole genome shotgun sequence genome encodes:
- the TMPO gene encoding thymopoietin isoform X1 produces the protein MPEFLEDPSVLTKDKLKSELVANNVTLPAGEQRKDVYVQLYLQHLTARNRPPLAAGSNSKGPPDFSSDEEREPTPVLGSVAAAGRSRASVGRKATKKTDKPRLDDKDDLDVTELTNEDLLEQLVKYGVNPGPIVGTTRKLYEKKLLKLREQGTESRSSTPLPTISSSAENTRQNGSNDSDRYSDNEEGKKKEHKKVKSTRDFVPFSELPTTPSGGFFQGISFPEISTRPPLGRTELQAAKKVHTSKGDPPREPLIPTALPDRGQMQQLASGENVFASSRPSRDRRVEKSSSSSSQHELAAMLVPTAASPSLIKETTTTCYKDIVENIFHGEKSGIRPLCTERSHFSDQSVLSTEREVLEESERSQVISPSLAQAIKDYVNSLLVQGGVGSLPGTSNSTSTLDVGNIWKIIDQSNSQETESLSPPRKLRRVSEKVGEERDSGSSVAFQNMPAPEQMSSLAKTVVSHSLATLGMEMSKHLQHDKIGASELSFPFHESILKVIEEEWQQIDRQLPSLACKYPISSSEATRILSVPKVDDEILGFTSATSPPAGSQASSTEPCDKHLELALCRAYEAAASALQIATHTAFVVKAMQADISQAAQILISDPSGTHQALGILSKTYDAASFICEAAFDEVKMAAHTMGSSTLGRRYLWLKDCKISPASKNKLAVTPFKGGTLFGGEVHKLIKKRLSKH, from the exons ATGCCGGAGTTCTTAGAAGACCCCTCGGTCCTCACGAAAGACAAGTTGAAGAGTGAGTTGGTCGCCAACAATGTGACGCTCCCGGCCGGAGAGCAGCGCAAGGACGTCTACGTGCAGCTCTACCTGCAGCACCTCACGGCGCGCAACCGGCCGCCGCTCGCCGCCGGCTCCAACAGCAAGGGGCCCCCGGACTTCTCCAGCGACGAGGAGCGCGAGCCCACCCCGGTCCTCGGCTCCGTGGCCGCCGCGGGCCGGAGTCGTGCCTCCGTCGGCAGG AAAGCTACAAAGAAAACTGATAAACCCAGACTAGATGATAAAGATGATCTAGATGTAACAGAGCTCACTAATGAAGATCTTCTCGAGCAGCTTGTGAAATATGGAGTAAATCCTGGCCCTATTGTGG GAACAACCAGGAAGCTATATGAGAAAAAGCTATTGAAACTGAGAGAACAAGGAACAGAATCAAGGTCTTCTACTCCTCTACCAACAATTTCTTCTTCAGCAGAAAATACAAGGCAGAATGGAAGTAATGACTCTGACAGATACAGTGACAATGAAGaag gaaagaagaaagaacacaAGAAAGTGAAGTCCACTAGGGATTTTGTTCCTTTCTCTGAACTTCCAACTACTCCCTCTGGTGGATTTTTTCAGGGTATTTCTTTTCCTGAAATCTCCACCCGTCCTCCTTTGGGCAGGACTGAACTACAGGCAGCTAAGAAAGTACATACTTCTAAGGGAGACCCACCTAGGGAGCCTCTTATTCCCACAGCCTTGCCTGACAGGGGACAGATGCAGCAGTTAGCCTCTGGAGAGAATGTGTTTGCTTCCTCCAGGCCTAGCCGTGATAGGAGGGTAGAGAAAAGCTCTTCGTCATCTTCTCAGCATGAACTCGCTGCCATGTTGGTCCCTACTGCAGCTTCTCCTTCACTGATTAAAGAAACCACCACTACTTGCTATAAAGACatagtagaaaatattttccatggagaGAAAAGTGGAATTCGACCGCTGTGTACTGAGAGGTCCCATTTTTCAGATCAGTCTGTTCTCTCCACTGAAAGGGAAGTTCTAGAAGAGTCTGAGAGATCACAAGTAATTTCTCCATCACTTGCTCAGGCAATCAAAGATTATGTCAACTCTCTGTTGGTCCAGGGTGGGGTAGGAAGCTTGCCTGGGACTTCTAACTCTACATCCACACTGGATGTAGGAAACATATGGAAGATAATTGACCAATCCAATTCCCAAGAAACTGAATCCCTGTCTCCTCCACGAAAATTACGTAGAGTCAGTGAGAAGGTGGGAGAGGAACGGGATTCAGGTTCCTCTGTAGCGTTTCAGAACATGCCTGCACCTGAGCAGATGTCTTCCTTGGCCAAAACTGTTGTCTCTCATTCACTCGCCACCTTAGGCATGGAAATGTCTAAGCACTTGCAGCATGATAAAATAGGTGCCTCAGAACTATCTTTTCCCTTCCATGaatctattttaaaagtaattgaaGAGGAGTGGCAGCAAATTGACAGGCAGCTGCCTTCATTGGCATGCAAGTATCCGATTTCTTCTAGTGAGGCAACACGTATATTATCGGTTCCAAAAGTAGATGATGAAATCCTGGGGTTTACTTCTGCAACCTCTCCACCAGCAGGTAGTCAAGCATCCTCCACTGAACCTTGTGATAAACACTTAGAATTGGCGCTCTGTAGAGCATACGAGGCTGCAGCATCTGCGTTACAGATTGCAACCCACACTGCCTTTGTAGTTAAGGCTATGCAGGCAGACATTAGTCAGGCTGCACAAATTCTTATCTCAGATCCTAGTGGTACACACCAGGCACTTGGGATTCTGAGCAAAACCTATGATGCAGCCTCATTTATTTGTGAGGCTGCATTCGATGAAGTGAAGATGGCTGCACATACCATGGGATCTTCCACTCTAGGTCGCCGATATCTCTGGTTGAAGGATTGCAAAATTAGCCCAGCTTCTAAGAATAAGCTGGCTGTTACTCCCTTTAAAGGTGGAACATTATTTGGAGGAGAAGTACACAAACTAATTAAAAAGCGTTTAAGTAAACACTAA